Genomic window (Deltaproteobacteria bacterium):
CCAAGTTTCTTTTTTCGATTCAACTAAAACAGAATATTTTTGTCAGGAATAAAATGGATAGAATTCAAATTAAAGACTTAAAAGATAAAGATCAGGTAACGAGTATATTTTTGGTTAAAGAGAAGAATATGGCTTTAGGAAAAAATGGCAAGCCATTTATGACAATTTTATTGGGTGATAATAGTGGAACTATGGATGCTCGAGTGTGGGGGCAGGTAGATGAGTTTAGCAAAGAATGCGAAGTAGGAAATCTTATTCAAGTGAAGGGTCACGTTCAGTTATTTCAGAACAGAAAACAATTCATCATTGCAAAAATAAATAGGGTGGATGAAAAAGAGTTTAATCTTGGCGATTTTATTATGAAGTCGAGTTTTTCATCTGAAGATATGTATCTTGAGGTTTTAGGTTTTGCAAAGGATGTAAAAAGTGAGCCGATCAAACAATTAATTTTTTCTGTTTTGGAAGATCCAGAAATCAAAACCATGCTCTACAAAGCCCCAGCCGCAAAAACAATACATCATGCCTGGTATGGGGGGTTACTCGAACATATTGTTTCAATTTTGAAAATTTTAAAACCGCTTGCTGAACACTATTCATTTATGAATCGAGATTATCTCTATTTTGGTGCTATTTTTCATGATATTGGAAAACTTTGGGAATTACACTATGAGGAGTCATTTGGTTATACAGATCGTGGCCGGCTCATTGGTCATATGGAAATAGCTTGTGAATTAATTGATAAAAAGTGTGCAAAGATTTTAGGTTTTCCAAATGATTTAAAGGACATTTTAAAACACATTGTTTTAAGTCACCACGGGAGATTAGAATACGGCTCTCCCAAACGACCTAAATTTTTAGAAGCTTTTTTAGTTGCTTATATAGATGATCTCGATAGTAAAGTTAACCAAATCCACACTTTTATCGAGTCAGAAAAAGCAAGTGGTGAGAAATGGTCCAGATTTAATGAATCTTTTGAAAGATATTTTATGCTTGAAGATAGGACTCAGAGCTAAACATGTTAGATTTTTTATATGCTTATAAAAGATACGACCCTGCAGCTAAAAGTATTTGTGAAATATTTTTTCTTTACCCTGGCCCAAGAGCCTTATTTTTTCACAGAATCGCCCATCCATTTTATAATTTAGGTTTTTTCTTTTTAGCCAGATTTATTTGTGAGATCTCTAGATTTCTGTCAGGAATTGAAATTCATCCGGGGGCCAAAATTGGAAAAAGATTAGTAATTGATCATGGTATGGGTTTGGTCATCGGTGAAACGGCAGTGATTGGTGATGATTGCATATTGTTTCACGGAGTCACTCTCGGTGGAGCTAAATTTGAACCCATTAAACGTCATCCAACCTTGGGAAATAATGTTTTAGTTGGAACTGGAGCTAAAATTCTTGGCCCTATTTCTATTGGAAATAATGCCAAAATAGGTGCCAACAGTGTCGTTACAAAGGATGTAAATGAGAACGAGGTCATTGTTGGCTGGGACCGTCTCATAACAAAACATTAAAGGTTTCGTACATTCCGCCGATAAAGCTATTTATGAAGAATCATGTGGAAGGTTTAGTTTCTATAAGCATTGAGGACATTGTCCAAAATGTCACTCTACCTGGTGATGTGTATTTAAAACTGGGAGAGAACAATTTTGTCATCATTGGCAGAGAGGGCTCTAAAGAGCAATTCAAAGAGCTTCATTTTTATGATAAAATCAAAGTGAGCCCAGAAGTATTTGTAAAAAAACTAGACTTAAGAAAATTTACTTCTTTGCGGGTCCTTTCTTCAAATGAAATTATGAAAAATGACAAAGTTTCCACTGAAGCTAAAATGAATGTCTTGTCAAAAACATTGAACAGTATTTTTACTTCTATAAATCATTTAGGATTTAATCATGAGGCTCTTGGACATTCTAAATTTGTTGCTAATTCGATCATTAAGCTTATTGAACAGACTCCCAGATTGTCATCATTAATGAATGTTTTAAATGGCATCTCCGAGGATTTAGTAAAGCATTCCATGGCTACGAGTTTGGTCTCAGTCATGATTGCCCAATCTAAGAACTGGAATAATCCATCAATATTAGAAAAAATGTCCTTGGGAGGTATATTACACGATGTTGGCCTGAAGGAGTATCCTAAAAGCTTTCTCGATAAGCCGAGAGTTGAGTATACGGCAGAGGATTTGGAATATTATCAAAAGCATCCTTTTCGTGGGGTCGAAATTTTAAGAACGGTTGAAAATATCCCTCAAGAAGTCATGGCCATTGTTTATGAACATCATGAAAATGCGATTGGGCAGGGGTATCCACGGGCTTTGAGGGATGTACGGTTACATCCTTTTTCGAAGGTAGTTGCCTTGGCAGACACTTTCTGTGAGGTTTCAATCGCGGGAACTCAGAATCCCCTTGTTCGAAGCCCAGAAGAGGCCATTTTTTATATTGAAAACGATTTGGGGCAGCCATTTAACAAA
Coding sequences:
- a CDS encoding HD domain-containing protein, producing the protein MDRIQIKDLKDKDQVTSIFLVKEKNMALGKNGKPFMTILLGDNSGTMDARVWGQVDEFSKECEVGNLIQVKGHVQLFQNRKQFIIAKINRVDEKEFNLGDFIMKSSFSSEDMYLEVLGFAKDVKSEPIKQLIFSVLEDPEIKTMLYKAPAAKTIHHAWYGGLLEHIVSILKILKPLAEHYSFMNRDYLYFGAIFHDIGKLWELHYEESFGYTDRGRLIGHMEIACELIDKKCAKILGFPNDLKDILKHIVLSHHGRLEYGSPKRPKFLEAFLVAYIDDLDSKVNQIHTFIESEKASGEKWSRFNESFERYFMLEDRTQS
- the cysE gene encoding serine O-acetyltransferase codes for the protein MLDFLYAYKRYDPAAKSICEIFFLYPGPRALFFHRIAHPFYNLGFFFLARFICEISRFLSGIEIHPGAKIGKRLVIDHGMGLVIGETAVIGDDCILFHGVTLGGAKFEPIKRHPTLGNNVLVGTGAKILGPISIGNNAKIGANSVVTKDVNENEVIVGWDRLITKH
- a CDS encoding HD domain-containing protein, whose translation is MKNHVEGLVSISIEDIVQNVTLPGDVYLKLGENNFVIIGREGSKEQFKELHFYDKIKVSPEVFVKKLDLRKFTSLRVLSSNEIMKNDKVSTEAKMNVLSKTLNSIFTSINHLGFNHEALGHSKFVANSIIKLIEQTPRLSSLMNVLNGISEDLVKHSMATSLVSVMIAQSKNWNNPSILEKMSLGGILHDVGLKEYPKSFLDKPRVEYTAEDLEYYQKHPFRGVEILRTVENIPQEVMAIVYEHHENAIGQGYPRALRDVRLHPFSKVVALADTFCEVSIAGTQNPLVRSPEEAIFYIENDLGQPFNKECFNALKNILMFGIRKASVKIVS